From one Plasmodium knowlesi strain H genome assembly, chromosome: 11 genomic stretch:
- a CDS encoding MYND-type zinc finger protein, putative, translating to MDITDVNFFTHVNDLRSGGVLDIYSKRWFECHKNLVSINLYLHRNSEMMDTIGDERIDALMRKFETLVRELITTYFVRFIHTEELTKCTKDKILEQEIGGSELQTINGDGKNGGDTTTENRISSYISLYHEVTLLNIVERILCADHAYDKINNHMINLFAYIYSNLVAFLKSNSEEYFSKPISEMSISEMLIEENDKSQNIDRLKIYMCVINALRNITDRIHLLNNTIINKIVDYDVLLILIPLLEKRPWEHGNYVFEGNEWVKREGNTLCTIEKQLWLILYTLILTRNCQEKYEMTNYRRNNILKLRKYMNEPLHEQLPPMKTLHTFIEHLYISKSIFPENKNSYLIIDVVPEIFEEIKEDVLKNKKKLASLLSTVTIDRALLGGISDMYLSVYEFDQQGGKGAKNDTGGGPHSRDQKGTDYKRGEAVTEESFLCDSCKEIAELQCSQCKRAYYCSKECQMKDWFHHRQVCSYVT from the exons ATGGATATTACGGATGTGAACTTCTTCACTCATGTGAATGATCTCCGGAGTGGGGGGGTCCTAGACATATATTCCAAGAG ATGGTTTGAATGCCACAAGAACCTGGTCTCCATAAACCTCTACCTCCACCGCAACAGTGAAATGATGGACACCATCGGGGACGAACGTATCGACGCCCTCATGAGGAAG TTTGAAACACTGGTTAGAGAACTAATCACCACCTACTTCGTTCGATTTATCCACACGGAAGAACTAACAAAGTGTACTAAAGACAAAATATTGGAACAGGAAATTGGTGGAAGCGAATTGCAGACTATCAATGGAGATGGAAAAAACGGGGGTGATACAACTACGGAGAATCGCATCTCCAGTTACATATCG CTATACCACGAAGTGACATTACTGAACATCGTCGAGAGGATCCTATGCGCAGATCACGCATACgacaaaataaacaaccaCATGATAAATCTCTTTGCCTACATTTATTCCAATTTGGTGGCCTTCCTCAAGAG CAATTCGGAGGAGTACTTCTCCAAACCCATAAGCGAGATGTCCATAAGCGAG ATGCTCATAGAAGAAAACGACAAGTCGCAAAACATAGACAGACTgaaaatatacatgtgcgtTATCAACGCCCTGCGGAACATAACGGATAGGATTCATCTGCTAAACAACACAATCATCAATAAGATAGTGGACTACG ATGTTTTGCTAATTCTAATTCCTCTCTTGGAGAAGAGACCGTGGGAGCATGGAAACTATGTGTTTGAAGGAAATGA GTGGGTAAAACGGGAAGGCAACACCTTATGTACGATTGAGAAACAG CTGTGGTTGATACTGTACACCCTGATATTGACTAGGAACTGtcaagaaaa GTACGAAATGACCAACTATAGGAGAAACAACATTTTGAAG CTCCGGAAATACATGAATGAGCCCCTGCACGAGCAACTTCCACCCATGAAGACACTGCACACGTTCATCGAG CACCTGTACATTTCCAAGAGCATCTTCCCAGAAAACAAGAACTCCTACCTGATCATCGACGTG GTGCCGGAAATCTTTGAAGAAATCAAGGAGGATGTgttgaagaacaaaaagaaattggCGTCCCTCCTAAGCACCGTCACCATCGACAGGGCCCTTCTGGGGGGCATTTCTGACATGTACCTGTCCGTGTATGAATTTGACCAACAGGGCGGGAAGGGCGCAAAGAACG ACACCGGCGGCGGTCCTCACTCCAGGGATCAAAAAGGCACAGATTACAAACGCGGCGAAGCAGTAAcggaggagtctttcctctgCGATAGCTGCAAGGAGATT GCCGAACTACAATGTTCACAATGCAAACGGGCGTACTACTGCTCCAAGGAGTGCCAG ATGAAGGACTGGTTTCACCACAGACAGGTGTGCTCATACGTAACATAA